The following DNA comes from Polynucleobacter sp. MG-6-Vaara-E2.
CTCCACTCTTTCAGAACAACATCCTTCTTACCAACGGCGACAATCTTTCCATTTTGTACAGCTAATGCCTGCACCTCTTCGTTCTTCTGGTTGACTGTCACGATCGGACCGCCAAAGAAAATGGTGTCAGCGACTTGAGCTGCGGCCACAGAAAAAGCTGTTGCCATGAGTCCAGCAGAAATCAGCGTTGTTTGAATAAAGCGTTTCATTGGGAACCTTATGTTAAAAGTTGCTAATAGGTGTCAAGCTTAGCTGATATTAAAGTCAATACCTATTAATTGATTCCCTAAAGAAAAAACCACCCGCAGGTGGTTTTAGCAATACTTGGCGGAAGGGGCGGGATTCGAACCCGCGGTAGGCTATTAACCTACGCACGCTTTCCAGGCGTGTGACTTAAACCGCTCATCCACCCTTCCGGAACCGTTAATTATACGATTGCCGAAAGGGCTTTACTCCAAACCCTGATAAAGACTGCTTAGAGAGACTCTTTGAGCTGCTCCAAGATATGGGGATTCTCTAAAGTGGATGTATCTTGAGTGACTTCCTCGCCCTTAGCGATTACACGTAATAAGCGGCGCATGATCTTGCCCGAACGGGTCTTCGGCAAGTTATCGCCAAAGCGCACATCTTTCGGTTTAGCGATTGGGCCAATCTCTTTACCAACCCAATTACGCAACTCAGTCGCCACTTTCTTAGCATCTTCACCTGTTGGGCGTCCACCCTTGAGAACTACGAATACGCAAATTGCTTCTCCAGTAAGCTCATCTGGACGGCCAACCACCGCTGCCTCAGCAACCAATGGATTGGCTACCAAGCAAGATTCAATTTCCATGGTACCCATGCGGTGACCAGAAACGTTCAAGACATCATCGATGCGACCCGTGATGGTGAAGTAACCAGTATCTTTGTTACGGATTGCGCCATCACCAGCAAGGTACAAAGTGCCACCCAACTCTTCTGGGAAATAAGACTTCACGAAACGATCGGGGTCATTCCAAATCGTACGAATCATAGAAGGCCATGGACGTTTTACCACCAAGATACCGCCTTGGCCGTTTGGAACATCAACGCCCGCTTCATCCACGATTGCTGCCTGAATACCAGGCAATGGCAATGTGCATGAACCTGGAATCATTGGGGTTGCGCCTGGCAATGGTGAAATCATATGGCCGCCAGTTTCGGTTTGCCAGAAGGTATCAGCGATTGGGCAACGTGAGCCGCCAACATTTTCGTAGTACCACATCCAAGCTTCTGGATTGATTGGTTCGCCTACAGACCCCAAGAGACGTAGTGAAGACAAGTTATAACTCTTTGGATGTACTGCTTGATCATTACTAGAAGCTTTGATCAAAGAACGAATCGCGGTTGGCGCAGTGTAGAAAATGCTTGCCTTGTGTTTTTGGATCATTTCCCAGAAACGGCCAGCATTTGGATAGGTTGGAACACCTTCAAACACAATCTCAGTAGCGCCGACTGCGAGTGGGCCGTAAGTAATATAGGAGTGTCCAGTTACCCAGCCGATATCTGCCGTACACCAGAACACATCGTTTGGCTTGATATCAAAGGTCCACTTCATTGTGAGAATGGCCCACAAGAGGTAACCGCCTGTAGAGTGCTGAACACCCTTTGGCTTACCAGTAGATCCCGAGGTGTAAAGAATAAACAATGGATGCTCAGCGCTAACCCACTCTGGCTCACAAGTTGTCGCCTCATTAGCAACGATCTCTTGCATCCAAACATCCCGGCCGGCCTGCATAGGAACATCAGTGCCTGTGCGCTTACTGACGATGACGTGCTTAACTTTAGGGCACTCACCGGTAGAGAGTGCTTCATCGCAAATTGCCTTTAATGGCAATGCTTTACCGCCACGGTACTGTCCATCAGCGGTAATCACGGCAACTGCGCCAACGTCCATAATACGATCGCGCAACGCTTGCGCAGAGAAGCCGCCGAATACAACAGAGTGAATTGCGCCAATACGAGCACACGCTTGCATCGCCACAATGCCTTCAATGGTCATTGCCATATAAATGATGACGCTGTCACCAGACTTAATGCCCATCTTGCGTAATGCGTTTGCCATTTTGCAAACGCACTCGAGCATCTCTTTATAGGTAACTTTAGTTACAGCGCCGTCATCGGCTTCAAAAATGATGGCCGTCTTATCACCCAAGCCAGCTTCAACTTGGCGATCTAAACAGTTATAAGAAGCGTTGGTTGTGCCATCCTCAAACCATTTGTAGAACGGTGCTTTCGATTCATCCAAAACTTTGGTAAATGGTTTCTTCCAATAGATATTCTCTTTTGCAAGGCGACCCCAGAAACCGTCATAATCTTTTTCGGCTTCAGCGCAAAGCTTCTTGTAGGCATCCATACCTGGAATAGCCGCACCCTTTACAAAGTCTGCAGGTGGGTTAAATATGCGGTTTTCTTGTTTTAATGGTTCCATGCTTCACAGCCCTCTATCAAATAATCAACGATCTTTACGTCTCATAATGCGCAAAATGTCGCAAAATGGCGGGTTTAGACCCTTAAGACCTTCGAAGATAAGTGAAAACACTTGGGATTTGCTCTATGGCAAACCCTTAAAATAGGGGAAACCTTACTAATTATGTGGAAATTAGCCTAAAACCATGACCAATATCAAACAAAACGATCTCATCCAAAGTGTTGCTGACGCCTTCCAGTTCATCTCTTACTACCACCCAAAAGACTTCATTGATGCCATGGGCAAAGCCTATTCCCTTGAAAAAGGTGAGGCGGCTAAGGATGCGATTGCGCAGATTCTGACGAACAGCCGGATGTGTGCTGAGGGTCATCGCCCGCTTTGCCAAGATACTGGTATCGCCGTGGTTTTCCTCAAGATTGGTATGAATGTGAAATGGCCCGATGCCACTATGAGCGTTACTGACATGGTGAATGAAGGCGTCCGTCGCGCTTACCTCAATCCTGAAAATACCCTACGCGCTTCAGTCTTGTCTGACCCAGCAGGTAAACGCAAGAACACCGGCGACAACACTCCAGCGGTTATCCATTACGAAATCGTTCCCGGTGATGATGTTGAGGTCATCTGCGCAGCCAAAGGTGGTGGCTCAGAAAACAAAGCCAAGATGGTTATGCTCAACCCTTCTGACTCGATTGTGGATTGGGTTCTGAAAACCGTTCCAACGATGGGTGCCGGCTGGTGTCCACCTGGCATTCTCGGTATCGGTATTGGCGGCACTCCAGAAAAAGCAATGTTGATGGCTAAAGAAGCGTTGATGGGTCCCGTTAATATTCAAGAACTCATTGAACGCGGCGCGAAGAATCGCGTTGAAGAACTGCGTCTTGAACTCTACGAGAAAGTAAACAAGCTGGGTATCGGCGCTCAAGGCTTAGGTGGTTTGGCTACCGTGCTTGATATCAAGATTTTGGATTACCCAACGCATGCAGCCTCCTTGCCTGTAGCAATGATTCCGAACTGTGCCGCAACGCGTCACGTGCATTTCCATTTACATGGTGATGGCCCTGCTAAGTTGGAAGCTCCTTCTCTGTCTGATTGGCCAGATGTCACTTGGACACCGGATGTTCAAAAATCGAAACGCATTAATTTAGACACCTTAACTGCTGAAGAAGTTGCTAGCTGGAAACCCGGTGAGACCTTACTGTTGAATGGCAAGATTTTGACTGGCCGTGATGCTGCTCATAAACGCATTCAAGACATGCTCGCCAAAGGTGAAGAATTACCTGTCAGCTTTAAGAACCGTGTCATTTATTACGTTGGCCCAGTAGATCCAGTGCGCGATGAAGTGGTTGGTCCAGCAGGTCCGACCACTTCTACTCGCATGGATAAGTTCACTGAAATGATGCTGGCTAAGACTGGTTTGATTTCGATGATTGGTAAGGCTGAGCGTGGCCCTGTAGCAATCGAGGCGATCAAGAAACACCGGTCTGCTTACCTTATGGCCGTGGGTGGCGCAGCTTACCTGGTATCGAAAGCAATTCAGACCTCTAAAGTGGTTGGCTTTGCGGATCTAGGTATGGAGGCGATCTATGAGTTTGATGTGAAAGATATGCCTGTGACTGTTGCCGTGAACTCTGAAGGCATCTCCATGCACGAGACTGGCCCCAAAGAGTGGCAAGCGAAGATTGGCAATATTCCAGTCAAGATTGCGTAATAGGCTTCGCGTTGCCCCTCATAGGCGTTTTTGATTCTGGCGTAGGTGGCTTATCCATCTTGGATGAGGCCCTGCGTCAACTCCCGCAACACGACTATATTTATCTAGCAGATTCTGCCAACACGCCTTATGGTGAGAAGTCTGGCTCTTGGATTGCTGAGCGCAGTTTAAATTTATGTAAGTACTTAGCGGACTCAGGATGCGACGCCATCGTAGTTGCTTGCAATACCGCCACTGCTGAAGCAATCAAACAGATTCGTGAGCAATTACAAATCCCGGTTATCGGGGTAGAGCCTGGTATCAAGCCTGCCGCAATGCAATCTCAAAATGGAGTTGTTGGGGTCTTAGCAACTGAGGCAACACTCAATAGCGATAAGTTCAATGCACTCTTGGCGACTTTGCCAAGTAATTGTCATTTCATCAAACAAACCGGTGCAGGTTTAGTTCCCCTGATTGAGGCTGGTAAAGCCGATAGTGAAGAGACTTTAGATCTACTCGCGAAACATTTAGAGCCTATTCAAGATGCAGGCTCAGATACCTTAGTGCTGGGTTGCACCCACTACCCTTTTCTTCGAAAAGCGATTCGCAAACTATTAGGCGACTCCATCACACTCATTGATACCAGTGAAGCCGTAGTAAGACAACTCAAGCGCCAACTAGAGCAACTAGTATTCGATGACATGTCAGCTATTCAGGATCATGGATCCGTAAACTTTGTGAGCAGTAAGGATGATGCAGTACTGCTACAAATGGCGCAGGATTTAATGCATAGTGACCTTGAGATGCACAAGGTCAGATCTCAGATGTTGGGCAACATACGATGAGTAGGTTTGTAGATAAGCTCGATGCTCGCCTGCCGTTTACGAAAACGGAACGGATCATTATTGGAATCGTTCTTCTGATGCATGCTTTACCTGCTTTAGAGTTCTTACATTTTTCATCGCGGCCTACAAAAATGGATGATGAGCGTGTGATGGCGAATTTAGTGAGCCCCGACACCGCCTCAAGCAAAAGTCAGCAACCACCTGCACCTCCTCCAAAACCAAAGGAAGAGCCTAGGAAAAAAACGGTAGAAGAAAAGTCTTCACAAAAGCCGACTCCTCCTCAAACACAAAACACGCAGCAGCAACAAAAGAGTGAATCCCAGTCGCAAAGCCAGATGCAAAATGCAGCTGTAGCGCCCGCTACGTCAGGTGGAGCCAGCGGCACGCCGATTCAGACGGACATTGGTAAACTGGTTGTCGTATACCAGCCCGATGCAGATGCCTACTACCCTTCTTTCTCTAAGAGATCAGGTGAGCAAGGTACCGTAGTTGTGCGTTTGATTATTTCAGAGAATGGAGAAGTTGAAGATGTGGCTATATTGCAATCTAGCTCCTTTCCAAGACTCGATCGTGCGGCAACCGATATCGGCAGACGCTACCGCTTTAAACCTTTTTTAGTAAATGGCTCGCCTCAAAGAATTTCTACCAATCTTTTAATTAAATTTAATCTCAAGAATTAACGACTATGAATACACCATTTGGAATTGCAAATCTTTGGCTTGAGGGTGATGCCATCACTCGCTTTGTAGCTATTGCCTTATTGCTGTGCTCTATCGTTACCTGGGTCATCTTGCTCACGCGTTTTTGGGAGCTACGCAACTTACGCAAATTTAAACCTGAGCTAGAGCAATTCTGGCGTGCCACCTCTTTTGAGCAGGGCCTTCATTCTTTTAGCGATCATGCGCTCAACCCTTATTACCAAATTGCAAAATCAGCCAGCGGCGCTTCCGTGCATCATCAGAGTCAAGCGAGTAATCATCGTGAGCTCTTACAAACTCTAAACTACTCTGAGTGGATGGCGCGGAGTATTAAGAATGGCATTGATAGTATTGCTGCCAGCCTCCAAAAAGGGCTC
Coding sequences within:
- the murI gene encoding glutamate racemase encodes the protein MPLIGVFDSGVGGLSILDEALRQLPQHDYIYLADSANTPYGEKSGSWIAERSLNLCKYLADSGCDAIVVACNTATAEAIKQIREQLQIPVIGVEPGIKPAAMQSQNGVVGVLATEATLNSDKFNALLATLPSNCHFIKQTGAGLVPLIEAGKADSEETLDLLAKHLEPIQDAGSDTLVLGCTHYPFLRKAIRKLLGDSITLIDTSEAVVRQLKRQLEQLVFDDMSAIQDHGSVNFVSSKDDAVLLQMAQDLMHSDLEMHKVRSQMLGNIR
- a CDS encoding MotA/TolQ/ExbB proton channel family protein, with the translated sequence MNTPFGIANLWLEGDAITRFVAIALLLCSIVTWVILLTRFWELRNLRKFKPELEQFWRATSFEQGLHSFSDHALNPYYQIAKSASGASVHHQSQASNHRELLQTLNYSEWMARSIKNGIDSIAASLQKGLTFLGSTGATAPFIGLFGTVWGIYHALISISSSGSAQIDQVAGPIGEALIMTALGLAVAIPAVLGFNAINRANKLLVADLNRFGNDLLAYFVTGARVKSGE
- the acs gene encoding acetate--CoA ligase; this translates as MEPLKQENRIFNPPADFVKGAAIPGMDAYKKLCAEAEKDYDGFWGRLAKENIYWKKPFTKVLDESKAPFYKWFEDGTTNASYNCLDRQVEAGLGDKTAIIFEADDGAVTKVTYKEMLECVCKMANALRKMGIKSGDSVIIYMAMTIEGIVAMQACARIGAIHSVVFGGFSAQALRDRIMDVGAVAVITADGQYRGGKALPLKAICDEALSTGECPKVKHVIVSKRTGTDVPMQAGRDVWMQEIVANEATTCEPEWVSAEHPLFILYTSGSTGKPKGVQHSTGGYLLWAILTMKWTFDIKPNDVFWCTADIGWVTGHSYITYGPLAVGATEIVFEGVPTYPNAGRFWEMIQKHKASIFYTAPTAIRSLIKASSNDQAVHPKSYNLSSLRLLGSVGEPINPEAWMWYYENVGGSRCPIADTFWQTETGGHMISPLPGATPMIPGSCTLPLPGIQAAIVDEAGVDVPNGQGGILVVKRPWPSMIRTIWNDPDRFVKSYFPEELGGTLYLAGDGAIRNKDTGYFTITGRIDDVLNVSGHRMGTMEIESCLVANPLVAEAAVVGRPDELTGEAICVFVVLKGGRPTGEDAKKVATELRNWVGKEIGPIAKPKDVRFGDNLPKTRSGKIMRRLLRVIAKGEEVTQDTSTLENPHILEQLKESL
- a CDS encoding fumarate hydratase, translated to MTNIKQNDLIQSVADAFQFISYYHPKDFIDAMGKAYSLEKGEAAKDAIAQILTNSRMCAEGHRPLCQDTGIAVVFLKIGMNVKWPDATMSVTDMVNEGVRRAYLNPENTLRASVLSDPAGKRKNTGDNTPAVIHYEIVPGDDVEVICAAKGGGSENKAKMVMLNPSDSIVDWVLKTVPTMGAGWCPPGILGIGIGGTPEKAMLMAKEALMGPVNIQELIERGAKNRVEELRLELYEKVNKLGIGAQGLGGLATVLDIKILDYPTHAASLPVAMIPNCAATRHVHFHLHGDGPAKLEAPSLSDWPDVTWTPDVQKSKRINLDTLTAEEVASWKPGETLLLNGKILTGRDAAHKRIQDMLAKGEELPVSFKNRVIYYVGPVDPVRDEVVGPAGPTTSTRMDKFTEMMLAKTGLISMIGKAERGPVAIEAIKKHRSAYLMAVGGAAYLVSKAIQTSKVVGFADLGMEAIYEFDVKDMPVTVAVNSEGISMHETGPKEWQAKIGNIPVKIA
- a CDS encoding energy transducer TonB, producing the protein MSRFVDKLDARLPFTKTERIIIGIVLLMHALPALEFLHFSSRPTKMDDERVMANLVSPDTASSKSQQPPAPPPKPKEEPRKKTVEEKSSQKPTPPQTQNTQQQQKSESQSQSQMQNAAVAPATSGGASGTPIQTDIGKLVVVYQPDADAYYPSFSKRSGEQGTVVVRLIISENGEVEDVAILQSSSFPRLDRAATDIGRRYRFKPFLVNGSPQRISTNLLIKFNLKN